In the genome of Sphingopyxis sp. YF1, the window ACGAGAGCGCCAGCACCCATGCGAGGACCGCCAGCGCCGCGCCGCGCGCGGTCAGGCCGCCCCAGCGCCTTGCGATTTCGGCGACCGGGACCACCGACAGCGCCCCGAAGGCGAAATGGACCAGGCGGTCATAATGGTTGCGGCCCCAGCCAAAGGCATCGGACAGGGTGCCGCCGGTCAGCGCGACCGCCCAGTCGTCATACGGGACATTGCTGTAGGCGTAGCGACCGCCAAGCGTGTGAAGCGCCAGAAAGGCGGCGATGCACGCGACCGACGCGGTCGAGAGCGGCCAGCGGCGCAGCAGCCATGGCGACGCGATCAGGGTCAGCAGCGTCGGAATATGCTGAAGCAGCGCAACCTCGGGATAGGGCTGCGCGACCTGCGCGAGGAGCAGCAGCGCCGCGAGGAGGACGAGCAGGCGGCGCTGCGCGGGCGGGATGCTCATCCGCAGCTTCCTCTCACCAGCGCAGCGACATGCAGCTGAGCCCCGCATCGATATGCGCGATCTGATCGGTAGCGAGCGCGCGGAACGCGATGCCGCGCGCTTCCAGCAGCGCGTGCGTCGCAGGCCAGCGATCACCGACGAGGACGGTGTCACCGATGCGCAGGATGTTGGCGGCTGCGTCTTCGCCGGGCGGGGTCATCACAACCTCCAGTCCCGCGAACTGCGGACAGTCGCCGAGCGCGGGTACGGCAAGGATCGTGCGATCGTCAATCAACCCGCAGCCGGTCTTGAAATGGAGCACGCCGGGCGGCGTGTCGGCAATCTCGGCGCGGTAGCCGAGTTGGGCGAGGAGCCCGGCAAGTTCCTCGGCGCCGGGGCGGTCGGTC includes:
- a CDS encoding DUF2238 domain-containing protein gives rise to the protein MSIPPAQRRLLVLLAALLLLAQVAQPYPEVALLQHIPTLLTLIASPWLLRRWPLSTASVACIAAFLALHTLGGRYAYSNVPYDDWAVALTGGTLSDAFGWGRNHYDRLVHFAFGALSVVPVAEIARRWGGLTARGAALAVLAWVLALSCLYEIFEWLLTIVAAGATADRYNGQQGDIWDAQKDMALAALGAIVVLAVRRRR